One part of the Hydrogenobacter sp. T-2 genome encodes these proteins:
- a CDS encoding lipoyl protein ligase domain-containing protein, which produces MWRVLYTGQRPHYENIALDRIMLDLMSEGKIPPTIRFLQFKPECVLVGFHQAVEQEVRFEYTQREGIEVGRRITGGGAIYFDETQIGWEVIATTDQLGNLSYEELTRKICTGVAKGLQKLGIRAEFRPRNDIEVEGRKISGTGGVFEGRAFLYQGTVLMDFNVERMLKSLQIPVEKLTSKGIKSAEDRVEWVKRALGYLPPKEEVFSALLEGLREELNIEFEWGDLTQEEIRLLEEKRDYFRSDDWVYHVKKAPEDSEMLYGIYRCPGGTFRVSAKVDLQSKVLQQVIINGDFFVRPQRLIYDLEAYLKHTPIVDVEKRIREFFSQRDWEGLNLTVDDLVEAVLFPLRKIEGIDLGIEKKRLNNIIASIGGGLIENIEKAKVMLLPYCAKPRWCDYRHLDDCGECGGCTVGDAYRLAYQKGMIPITITSFELLRDTLLWCAQNGYTYIGHCCYEFYEKRYEIFRKASQEGAKGVLFDIVGTTCYSLGVEEEEKAYHGEFTVELDLIKEDLYSSLSIKEDVKEDFGKRELSFDFSPYLADFKPSYYKKPKAVPTPEEDRTRTSMQREVFLGEATIGEEVLSYQQAFETLAKWIRESEKPTLVVGPLLFWDFGDKELQNKARLVRELIEKVGKFNIKALPDYRPKLKNYDPAVEMDPPNPHHAVLHGKHDLTVLVGVHCYRTDFVIRLLKKHTDTKVVSLCGLYGHPTADLSTSFTDAERLETLLKVL; this is translated from the coding sequence ATGTGGCGAGTTTTGTATACAGGTCAAAGACCTCACTATGAGAACATAGCACTTGATAGGATAATGCTGGACTTAATGTCCGAAGGTAAAATTCCACCCACTATAAGGTTTTTGCAGTTTAAACCTGAGTGCGTGCTTGTGGGCTTTCATCAAGCTGTGGAGCAAGAGGTAAGGTTTGAATATACACAAAGAGAGGGCATAGAGGTAGGAAGAAGGATAACAGGCGGTGGTGCCATATACTTTGACGAAACGCAGATAGGTTGGGAGGTTATAGCCACCACCGACCAGCTTGGAAACCTTAGCTACGAAGAGCTTACAAGGAAAATATGCACCGGTGTGGCAAAGGGACTTCAAAAACTTGGAATAAGGGCGGAGTTTAGACCAAGAAATGACATAGAGGTGGAGGGCAGAAAGATATCTGGCACAGGTGGAGTTTTTGAAGGCAGAGCTTTCCTATATCAAGGAACGGTGCTTATGGACTTTAACGTGGAAAGGATGCTAAAGTCCCTGCAGATTCCTGTAGAAAAGCTCACTTCAAAGGGTATAAAATCCGCAGAGGACAGGGTTGAGTGGGTAAAGAGGGCTTTGGGGTATTTGCCTCCCAAGGAAGAGGTTTTTTCCGCACTTCTTGAGGGTCTAAGGGAAGAACTCAACATTGAATTTGAGTGGGGAGACCTTACACAGGAGGAGATAAGGCTACTTGAAGAAAAAAGGGACTATTTTAGAAGTGATGATTGGGTCTATCATGTAAAGAAAGCACCTGAAGATAGTGAAATGCTCTATGGCATATACAGATGCCCTGGTGGAACCTTTAGGGTTTCTGCCAAGGTGGACCTGCAGAGCAAGGTCCTCCAACAGGTAATAATAAACGGAGACTTTTTCGTGAGACCTCAAAGGCTCATATACGACCTTGAGGCTTATCTAAAGCACACACCCATAGTGGATGTGGAAAAGAGAATAAGGGAGTTTTTCTCTCAAAGGGACTGGGAAGGGCTAAACCTTACAGTGGATGACCTTGTAGAGGCTGTGCTTTTCCCTCTGCGGAAAATAGAGGGAATAGACTTGGGTATAGAAAAAAAAAGACTGAATAACATAATAGCGTCCATAGGTGGTGGGCTTATAGAAAACATAGAAAAGGCTAAGGTTATGCTTCTGCCTTATTGCGCCAAGCCTCGCTGGTGCGACTACAGACATCTTGATGACTGTGGGGAGTGTGGAGGTTGCACGGTGGGAGATGCCTACAGGCTCGCCTACCAAAAGGGCATGATACCTATTACTATAACCTCCTTTGAGCTTTTGAGGGATACGCTCCTTTGGTGTGCTCAGAATGGATACACCTATATAGGACACTGCTGTTATGAGTTTTACGAAAAGCGGTATGAGATATTCAGAAAGGCTTCTCAAGAAGGTGCCAAGGGTGTGCTTTTTGATATAGTAGGGACCACTTGCTACAGTCTTGGAGTGGAAGAGGAAGAAAAGGCATATCATGGAGAGTTTACAGTGGAGCTTGACCTCATAAAAGAAGACCTCTATAGCAGTCTCTCCATAAAGGAAGATGTGAAAGAGGATTTTGGCAAAAGAGAGCTTAGCTTTGACTTTTCACCTTACCTTGCGGACTTTAAACCCTCCTATTACAAAAAGCCTAAGGCAGTGCCGACGCCTGAGGAGGACAGGACAAGAACCTCTATGCAAAGGGAGGTTTTCCTCGGAGAGGCAACCATAGGAGAAGAAGTCCTTAGCTACCAGCAAGCCTTTGAAACCCTTGCAAAGTGGATAAGGGAATCGGAAAAACCCACGCTGGTGGTGGGACCCTTGCTCTTTTGGGATTTTGGAGATAAGGAGCTACAAAATAAGGCAAGGCTTGTAAGGGAACTGATAGAAAAGGTAGGGAAGTTTAACATAAAGGCTTTGCCTGACTACAGACCAAAGCTCAAAAATTATGACCCTGCGGTGGAGATGGACCCACCAAACCCACACCATGCGGTCCTGCACGGGAAACATGACCTAACGGTGCTTGTGGGAGTCCATTGCTATAGAACGGACTTTGTAATAAGGCTTTTGAAAAAGCACACAGACACAAAGGTGGTCTCCCTTTGCGGTCTATATGGGCATCCTACAGCGGACTTGTCCACCAGCTTCACTGACGCAGAGAGATTGGAAACTTTGCTTAAGGTCTTGTGA
- the argH gene encoding argininosuccinate lyase, whose amino-acid sequence MQKPWEGRFKEKTEEFVERFTQSVSFDKELALWDIKQSKAHVKTLQKAGVLTEEEAQKLLLGLEDIEKDIKEGSFDFKQELEDVHMNIEAELIRRLGEVGGKLHTARSRNDQVATDERLYIKDKLIEVIQSLRALRRELVKLAERSVDILLPSYTHLQRAQPIRLAHYFLAYREMFLSDEQRFMNAYRSADCLPLGSGASAGVDFPLDRFYTAELLGFGRLCRNSLQATAERDFILDVLYACAVCGMRLSRLSEDLIIWSTEEFGFVDLPDRLCTGSSIMPQKKNPDVLELIRGKTGRLYGNLMNLLVVLKGLPMAYNRDLQEDKEPLFDSLRTIKDCIEGITLVLEGMSIRADRMGKASGGFTLMTDLANYLVLKGIPFRQAHKAAGSITAYLLEKGKKPEELTLEELRSFSELYQEDALELFRPDRVADRRKTYGGTAKEEIIKRLQVAKREEGMP is encoded by the coding sequence ATGCAAAAGCCTTGGGAAGGCAGGTTTAAAGAAAAAACAGAGGAGTTTGTGGAGAGGTTTACCCAGTCGGTAAGTTTTGACAAGGAGCTTGCCCTGTGGGATATAAAACAAAGCAAAGCCCACGTAAAAACCCTACAAAAGGCTGGAGTGCTTACAGAAGAAGAAGCCCAAAAACTCCTTCTTGGTCTTGAAGACATAGAAAAGGACATAAAGGAAGGAAGTTTTGACTTCAAGCAGGAGCTGGAAGATGTGCATATGAACATAGAGGCGGAGCTCATAAGAAGGCTTGGAGAAGTGGGAGGAAAGCTACACACCGCAAGAAGTAGAAACGACCAAGTGGCTACCGACGAAAGGCTATACATAAAGGACAAGCTAATAGAGGTCATCCAAAGCCTAAGGGCTCTCAGAAGAGAGCTCGTGAAATTAGCGGAAAGGTCTGTGGATATCCTACTGCCTTCCTACACTCACCTTCAGAGGGCTCAACCCATAAGGCTTGCTCACTACTTTCTTGCCTACAGAGAGATGTTTCTAAGCGACGAGCAAAGGTTTATGAACGCCTATAGAAGTGCGGACTGTTTGCCCCTTGGCTCTGGAGCGTCCGCAGGTGTGGACTTTCCATTGGATAGGTTTTATACCGCAGAGCTCTTAGGCTTTGGTAGGCTTTGCAGAAATTCCCTGCAGGCAACTGCAGAGAGGGACTTTATCCTTGATGTGCTGTATGCTTGTGCAGTCTGTGGCATGAGGCTTTCAAGGCTTTCAGAGGACCTAATAATCTGGTCTACGGAGGAGTTTGGCTTTGTAGACCTGCCCGACAGGCTATGCACTGGAAGCTCCATAATGCCTCAGAAGAAAAACCCAGATGTGCTTGAGCTAATAAGAGGCAAAACTGGAAGGCTTTATGGAAATCTTATGAACCTTTTGGTGGTCCTAAAGGGTCTTCCTATGGCATACAACAGAGACCTACAAGAGGACAAAGAACCCCTCTTTGATAGCTTAAGGACTATAAAGGACTGTATTGAAGGTATAACACTTGTATTAGAAGGCATGAGTATAAGGGCAGACAGGATGGGAAAAGCAAGTGGAGGCTTTACCCTCATGACAGACCTTGCCAACTACTTGGTCTTGAAAGGAATCCCCTTTAGGCAGGCACATAAGGCCGCAGGCTCAATAACCGCCTACCTTCTTGAAAAGGGCAAAAAACCAGAGGAGCTTACACTTGAAGAGCTAAGGAGTTTTTCTGAGCTTTACCAAGAGGATGCCTTGGAGCTTTTTAGACCAGATAGGGTAGCAGACAGGAGAAAAACCTACGGCGGGACCGCCAAAGAGGAAATCATAAAAAGACTACAAGTAGCCAAAAGGGAGGAAGGTATGCCATGA
- a CDS encoding arsenic resistance protein, translated as MSFLVKFQSLWVIFAVLLGLYLSRFEAIREVSGYLITPSLVLMLFGLFLGMPLREVLDAYRNRRFFLISLMVNFLITPAVAYLLGYIFLRENTALWIGFVMLLVTPCTDWYLIFTAMAGGNLPLSTSILPVNFFMQVALLPLYLELFFSKEGFVNFWSILESIAFVIVLPLLTAQALRRLRFSERLSFLVNFQSLFLFIAIVSMFASQGQAITHNPFLLLKMLPPLLIFFLFAFLLGIFLGRLLLRSYQNTASLTLTLMARNSPIALAIALTAFENEPLIALALVIGPLVELPVLFLAVRGLLLLKKLSL; from the coding sequence ATGAGTTTTCTTGTCAAGTTTCAAAGCCTTTGGGTCATCTTTGCTGTCCTTTTGGGTTTGTATTTGAGTAGGTTTGAGGCTATAAGGGAAGTCTCTGGCTACCTTATAACGCCCTCCTTGGTTCTCATGCTCTTTGGTCTATTTCTTGGCATGCCCCTTAGGGAAGTGTTAGATGCTTACAGAAACCGTAGGTTTTTCCTTATAAGCCTGATGGTTAACTTTCTCATTACCCCTGCGGTTGCATATCTTCTTGGGTATATATTCCTAAGGGAAAATACAGCCCTCTGGATAGGCTTTGTGATGCTCTTAGTCACTCCTTGCACTGACTGGTATCTTATCTTCACCGCCATGGCAGGTGGAAACCTACCCCTTAGCACCTCTATACTACCCGTAAACTTTTTTATGCAGGTAGCCCTTTTACCTCTTTATCTGGAGCTGTTCTTTTCTAAGGAAGGTTTCGTTAACTTCTGGTCCATTTTGGAAAGCATAGCCTTTGTGATAGTGTTGCCCCTTCTTACTGCCCAAGCTCTCAGAAGGTTAAGGTTTTCGGAGAGGCTTTCCTTCTTAGTGAATTTTCAAAGCCTTTTTCTCTTTATTGCCATCGTATCCATGTTTGCCTCTCAAGGTCAGGCTATAACCCACAACCCCTTTTTGCTTTTGAAAATGCTTCCACCTCTTCTTATCTTCTTTCTCTTTGCCTTTTTATTAGGTATTTTTCTTGGACGCCTTTTACTCAGGAGCTACCAAAACACTGCCAGCTTGACCCTTACCCTAATGGCAAGGAACTCACCCATAGCTTTGGCTATAGCCCTTACCGCCTTTGAGAACGAACCCCTTATAGCCCTTGCCTTGGTGATAGGACCCTTGGTAGAACTGCCCGTGCTCTTTTTAGCAGTAAGAGGGCTTTTACTCTTAAAGAAATTGAGCTTATAA